Within Dehalococcoidia bacterium, the genomic segment AAACGATCCGGATTCATTGCAAGGCACATCGAACACCCTGCTTCTCTCCATTCAAATCCTGCTTCCATGAAAATCTTATCTAGCCCTTCAGCCTCAGCCTGTTGCTTAACAACCCAAGAGCCTGGAACCACCATCGCTCGCACTAATTCCGATTTCTTTTTCCCTTTAGCTACTGAAGCTGCTGCACGCATATCTTCAATTCTAGAGTTCGTACACGAACCAATGAATACTGTATCAACCTTGATATCTTGTATCCGTTCACCACCTTGAAGACCCATGTATTCCAGAGCTTTTTCTACCGCGGCTTGTTCCTGTGAAGAATTATAATCTTCAGGAGATGGCACTCTCTCGCCAACTGGTAAAACCTGTCCAGGGTTTGTGCCCCAAGTCACCTGAGGCTGGATTTCAGACCCCTCAAGTTCAACAACCGTATCAAAAACTGCACCTTCATCAGTACAAAGTGAAGACCAGAATGCAACAGAAGAATCCCAATCTGCATCATTTGGGGAATATTCCCGTCCCTTTAGGTAATCAAATGTGATCTGATCGGGAGCAACCATGCCAGTTCTAGCACCTGCTTCAATGGACATATTGCAAACAGTCATTCTTCCTTCCATCGACATATTCCGGAAAACATCACCCGTGTATTCGATAGCATGACCAATTCCACCCGAAGTACCGAGCTTCCCAATAATCGCCAATATGACGTCCTTAGGAGTAATTCCAGGAGCTAATTCACCGTTTACTCGAACTTCCATCGTCTTTGGTTTTGATTGCCAAATGCATTGAGTTGCAAGAACATGCTCGACTTCCGATGTCCCTATTCCAAATGCTATTGCGCCTACGGCACCATGTGTAGCCGTATGGCTATCACCGCAAACTATAATCATTCCAGGTTGAGTTCTGCCTTGTTCAGGCCCGATCACATGAACGATACCCTGCTTTTCACTAAACATGTCGAAATATTCAAGCCCAAACTCATCTGCATTCCGTTGCATTGCTTCTAGTTGGGCTTTGGAGACTTCATCCGTCAAAGGCTTGTCACGATCATTTGTAGGTACATTATGATCAGCTACAGCAACTGTCCTATCCAGCCTTCTGACAGCCCTCCCGTTCATTCTTAAGCCATCAAATGCTTGTGGTGAAGTAACTTCATGAACCAGATGAAGATCAACGTATAAGAGTGAAGGCTTGTCAGGCTCTTCTCGTACTACATGCAAATCCCAAATTTTCTCAAACATTGTCTTAGTGACCATGATGCCTCCCAACTTGATCCAAGATACCAATCATGTCACAGCGCTCCTTAGGGAGCGCTGTGACATTCCAATATTCTATAAAATTTTTAACCCCAGCACATTCCTATTCTATACCGCCCCAGCTGCTTCTGGAGCACGAGAAGTATCGCCCATAGCAAGTAGTCTATTCAAGGCATTCATGTATGCACGCGCAGATGCAACAATAATATCTGTATCTGCACCTCTCCCAATGTAGGGACGGCCATCTTGCTCAATTCTGATGCTCACTTCTCCTACAGCATCAATCCCTTCAGTAACGGAATTAACACTAAATTCGGTGAGTTCGTTCTCCACCCCTACAATGCGGTTAATAGTCCTGTACACGGCATCTACCGGCCCAGTACCTGTAGCCGCATCAACCTTTGCTTCCCCATTTTGGTCTATTAGCTCAACAGTCGCAGTGGCAATTTCATTATTCCCGCAAGTAACTTGAACATGACCTAAGGTATATGTCTCGACAACTGAAGTTCTCTCACTCCCCATAAGTGCAATAAGATCTCTGTCAGTTACTTCCCTCTTCTTGTCAGCCAGATCTTTAAAAGCTTCATGCACTTTGTTTAGTTCGGCTTCAGTAAGCGTATAGCCAAGTTCTTCTAAACGAGACCGTAACCCGTGACGACCACTTAATTTACCTAATACAAGCTCGCTCCGAGGTACACCAACGTCCAAGGGGTTAATGATCTCATAGGTGGAACGCTCCTTTAGCACCCCATCTTGATGAATACCTGAGGCATGCCGAAACGCGTTCCTTCCTATAACTGCTTTGTTAGGCTGAACGGGGAATCCACTTACTTGGCTTACCAATCTACTTGTGGTGTATAGCTGTTCGGTTTCAACCTCTGAATCTACGCCAAAATAATCAGGCCTAGTACGCAAAGCCATAATAACTTCTTCAATTGCAGTATTGCCTGCACGCTCGCCGATCCCATTTATACAACCTTCGACTTGACGGGCCCCTGCCTTAACAGCAGCTAAGCTATTTGCAACTGACATTCCTAAATCATCATGGCAATGAACTGAAAGTCGCACTTCGTTACCTAATTCAGGTACCTGATCTCGTAAAAATGTGATTAGTGAAGCAAATTCCTCAGGAATCGCATAGCCTACTGTGTCTGGGATATTTACAGTGGTGGCGCCAGCTTCAACTGCTGCTTTAACCATATGAGCAAGAAATTCTCTGTCCGTTCTACTGGAATCCATTGGG encodes:
- the leuC gene encoding 3-isopropylmalate dehydratase large subunit, giving the protein MVTKTMFEKIWDLHVVREEPDKPSLLYVDLHLVHEVTSPQAFDGLRMNGRAVRRLDRTVAVADHNVPTNDRDKPLTDEVSKAQLEAMQRNADEFGLEYFDMFSEKQGIVHVIGPEQGRTQPGMIIVCGDSHTATHGAVGAIAFGIGTSEVEHVLATQCIWQSKPKTMEVRVNGELAPGITPKDVILAIIGKLGTSGGIGHAIEYTGDVFRNMSMEGRMTVCNMSIEAGARTGMVAPDQITFDYLKGREYSPNDADWDSSVAFWSSLCTDEGAVFDTVVELEGSEIQPQVTWGTNPGQVLPVGERVPSPEDYNSSQEQAAVEKALEYMGLQGGERIQDIKVDTVFIGSCTNSRIEDMRAAASVAKGKKKSELVRAMVVPGSWVVKQQAEAEGLDKIFMEAGFEWREAGCSMCLAMNPDRLTPGERSASTSNRNFEGRQGPGGRTHLVSPAMAAAAAIAGHFVDIREWE
- a CDS encoding 2-isopropylmalate synthase, coding for MEDRVLIFDTTLRDGEQSAGAAMTVEEKVEIAKQLERLKVDVIEAGFPISSPGDFEAVQRISREVRGPVIAALAHANEAAVDRAGEALRDAARSRIHVFISSSDQHIQHQLRKNREEVVEMAAKAVARARKHTDDVEFSPMDSSRTDREFLAHMVKAAVEAGATTVNIPDTVGYAIPEEFASLITFLRDQVPELGNEVRLSVHCHDDLGMSVANSLAAVKAGARQVEGCINGIGERAGNTAIEEVIMALRTRPDYFGVDSEVETEQLYTTSRLVSQVSGFPVQPNKAVIGRNAFRHASGIHQDGVLKERSTYEIINPLDVGVPRSELVLGKLSGRHGLRSRLEELGYTLTEAELNKVHEAFKDLADKKREVTDRDLIALMGSERTSVVETYTLGHVQVTCGNNEIATATVELIDQNGEAKVDAATGTGPVDAVYRTINRIVGVENELTEFSVNSVTEGIDAVGEVSIRIEQDGRPYIGRGADTDIIVASARAYMNALNRLLAMGDTSRAPEAAGAV